AGGGATGCTTGGGATAGGAATGTAACTTGCTTTTCACCTTGACTTGTAACCTGCGATCTCTGCCATAACTGCTACTATTCCTTAATTAACTACTCACAACTTCGATACCTTTTTGTACTGCATTTTTACCAAAGGAAAAACGTTTGCCGCGATAGTCCTTAGCAGGAGTGATGTAGCAAACCAAAGCGTATCTTTTACTTTTGTCTTGCTGATGCCATCCCTTATGTACCAATTGTTGATTGGAGATAATCATTGTCCCTGCTTTACCAAATAGAGGTACTGCCTGTCGATCGCTGTATAAGAAAGTTATATCTTCCTTATAATTGCGGCTTTTTGTTGAAGTATATAGTACGTGCTTTATCCAACCGTAAAAATAATTTAGTAACCTTCTGTATGTATGAAAATGAGATCCAGGAATAACAGTATAAGGACCGTCACCATATTCGTTGACGTCAGTTAAATAGATAAATGCTTTATACACTGTTTTCGTCACGCGGTCAGTATGATAACCCCGCTTTGAGACTGTATCTGGATTATCTATCTTAATAGAAATATTTTCCAAAACGACAGGTTCGCCAATACGCGCTTCTAAGATATCTTCAATTATGTGCGAGTGGAAGAGTTTTGCTAGCTTTTCGTCAATTTCTTGGGCATTCATAATTTGTTGAACGTCCAAGTCAACATCGTGGATATCTCTACGACATAGTAGATAGCAGTCTCCAGAAATTAAATGGCTTTGGTTAGTGGCATATAAATTAGCAACCTCGACCAAGCGATCGCATTCTTTCCGACTCAAAAACTCAGGAATCACTTCGTAACCTTGCTGTGTGAATTGATTCCGTGGTTGCTGTCGATATTCCTTACGGTCATTAATAATTCCAGTTATCTCTTGGTTCAAGACCGAAAGTTCTCGCTTAAGACGTCGACTGATTGGTTTGAGGCGTCGAAGCATCAGATAAACCCTGCTGATTTTTTAGAAAACTATGCTAAATTTTATACTCACAGGTACGTTCTGGCAATTCACTCTTCAGTATTATTTCTGAGACAATCCCAAAGGCAGAATTTTGCCAATTATTAAAATAATTATAATTTATGCTCTTATATCTTGCTCAATTATTAATTTTTGACTGATAAAAAGTTTGTTTTTGGGGGCAAAACCGAGATTTGCTAAAAAATATTGCACTCAATAATGAATTTTATCAAAAATACGCCCCATCTTGGCATATATAATTAAGACTTCTTTGACGCGATATTAAGTATAAAAATACACGATTTTTGCTAGCAGCTTAAGCAGCTAAATTGTCTAAAAGCACACCACAATGCGAGAAACGTGGAAGTGAAACACAATATACAAGTATTGAAAATTTCAGCAACTTACTTAGAAAACTAGTCAACCCTCATTTAGCAACAATCAAACTTTTTGCTATTTTGCTCTAGGTAGTTGAGCAGATCAATTATGGCAGCATTATTAGCTATATCGATAAATATACATATAGTATTCAAAGTGAAAAAATCAGTGAGAGCGAGAGTGGCGAGCGTCTTGAATGTTTTTGTCTTTTTGAAGAGTTTTATAAGTGGAGGTTGCGATCGCAACTTTTAATAGTTGGGAAAACGCAATGAAGCACTAGGGGTATTGCTGTACTTGTAGCGCGCGTAGCTGAGATACCAGTTTTCAGCAAGTTTGGGTAGGATTTTTAATGGGACAATCAATAAAGATCAAAGCCAGAGAGTACCCCGAATATGCACCTGAGTGAAATCACCCATCCTAACCAGTTGCACGGCTTATCGATTCGCCAATT
This sequence is a window from Chroococcidiopsis sp. TS-821. Protein-coding genes within it:
- a CDS encoding phytanoyl-CoA dioxygenase family protein — encoded protein: MLRRLKPISRRLKRELSVLNQEITGIINDRKEYRQQPRNQFTQQGYEVIPEFLSRKECDRLVEVANLYATNQSHLISGDCYLLCRRDIHDVDLDVQQIMNAQEIDEKLAKLFHSHIIEDILEARIGEPVVLENISIKIDNPDTVSKRGYHTDRVTKTVYKAFIYLTDVNEYGDGPYTVIPGSHFHTYRRLLNYFYGWIKHVLYTSTKSRNYKEDITFLYSDRQAVPLFGKAGTMIISNQQLVHKGWHQQDKSKRYALVCYITPAKDYRGKRFSFGKNAVQKGIEVVSS